The following coding sequences lie in one Phragmites australis chromosome 8, lpPhrAust1.1, whole genome shotgun sequence genomic window:
- the LOC133926862 gene encoding uncharacterized protein LOC133926862 isoform X2 has protein sequence MAEQSSSSSLSSKKRPHSPSDNDEHPLDRDQICTSLEDNLTFNDTMIALQLMRTQFPKLEKVVTQPFILQSQLYSSVKDRTQVDRDLESLKKDKVLRVFKLSSGQDDHAIMFMDDYLKQVAFAVKRSGCKDQNGSEVFEWFEKYVAHSKLDVSIDQLELCSLLSHGGDVTDKHITLLMNAGLLTRQLIDPNIYWFAIPRIGSILKGLSQGRKEILSLLNRRKYKEMPLSSLEKTKLRLSPLDTRFLLRDLIGSGHIKTVKMPTGLLARISRD, from the exons ATGGCTGAACAATCGTCATCGTCTTCATTGTCCTCTAAGAAGCGACCACACTCTCCTAGTGATAATGATGAACATCCACTAGACAGAGACCAAATCTGCACAAGCCTTG AGGACAATCTTACATTCAATGATACCATGATAGCTCTTCAATTGATGCGCACACAGTTTCCAAAGCTAGAGAAG GTTGTGACGCAACCATTCATTTTACAGTCACAACTCTATAGTAGCGTGAAGGACAGAACACAAGTTGATAGAGACTTGGAG TCACTGAAGAAAGACAAAGTGTTACGTGTATTCAAACTTAGCTCTGGGCAGGATGATCATGCAATCATGTTCATGGATGATTATTTGAAACAG GTTGCATTTGCTGTTAAGCGGTCAGGATGTAAAGACCAAAATGGCAGTGAAGTGTTTGAGTGGTTTGAGAAATATGTTGCCCATTCGAAACTGGATGTTAGCATAGATCAATTAGAGCTG TGTTCACTGTTATCACATGGTGGTGACGTAACAGACAAACATATCACATTATTGATGAATGCTGGTCTCCTA acTCGCCAACTTATTGATCCAAACATTTACTGGTTTGCTATTCCACGCATTGGTTCTATCTTGAAAGGCCTATCCCAG GGAAGGAAGGAAATTCTTTCATTATTGAACcgtaggaaatacaaggagatGCCGCTCTCTTCACTGGAGAAGACAAAACTAAGACTATCACCTCTTGATACGCGGTTCCTCCTTCGCGATCTGATTGGATCTGGTCACATAAAAACAGTTAAAATGCCAACTGGTTTACTTGCTCGCATATCAAGAGATTGA
- the LOC133926862 gene encoding uncharacterized protein LOC133926862 isoform X1, whose translation MAEQSSSSSLSSKKRPHSPSDNDEHPLDRDQICTSLVSNSFDDAEDNLTFNDTMIALQLMRTQFPKLEKVVTQPFILQSQLYSSVKDRTQVDRDLESLKKDKVLRVFKLSSGQDDHAIMFMDDYLKQVAFAVKRSGCKDQNGSEVFEWFEKYVAHSKLDVSIDQLELCSLLSHGGDVTDKHITLLMNAGLLTRQLIDPNIYWFAIPRIGSILKGLSQGRKEILSLLNRRKYKEMPLSSLEKTKLRLSPLDTRFLLRDLIGSGHIKTVKMPTGLLARISRD comes from the exons ATGGCTGAACAATCGTCATCGTCTTCATTGTCCTCTAAGAAGCGACCACACTCTCCTAGTGATAATGATGAACATCCACTAGACAGAGACCAAATCTGCACAAGCCTTG TATCTAACAGTTTTGATGATGCAGAGGACAATCTTACATTCAATGATACCATGATAGCTCTTCAATTGATGCGCACACAGTTTCCAAAGCTAGAGAAG GTTGTGACGCAACCATTCATTTTACAGTCACAACTCTATAGTAGCGTGAAGGACAGAACACAAGTTGATAGAGACTTGGAG TCACTGAAGAAAGACAAAGTGTTACGTGTATTCAAACTTAGCTCTGGGCAGGATGATCATGCAATCATGTTCATGGATGATTATTTGAAACAG GTTGCATTTGCTGTTAAGCGGTCAGGATGTAAAGACCAAAATGGCAGTGAAGTGTTTGAGTGGTTTGAGAAATATGTTGCCCATTCGAAACTGGATGTTAGCATAGATCAATTAGAGCTG TGTTCACTGTTATCACATGGTGGTGACGTAACAGACAAACATATCACATTATTGATGAATGCTGGTCTCCTA acTCGCCAACTTATTGATCCAAACATTTACTGGTTTGCTATTCCACGCATTGGTTCTATCTTGAAAGGCCTATCCCAG GGAAGGAAGGAAATTCTTTCATTATTGAACcgtaggaaatacaaggagatGCCGCTCTCTTCACTGGAGAAGACAAAACTAAGACTATCACCTCTTGATACGCGGTTCCTCCTTCGCGATCTGATTGGATCTGGTCACATAAAAACAGTTAAAATGCCAACTGGTTTACTTGCTCGCATATCAAGAGATTGA
- the LOC133926862 gene encoding uncharacterized protein LOC133926862 isoform X3, giving the protein MIALQLMRTQFPKLEKVVTQPFILQSQLYSSVKDRTQVDRDLESLKKDKVLRVFKLSSGQDDHAIMFMDDYLKQVAFAVKRSGCKDQNGSEVFEWFEKYVAHSKLDVSIDQLELCSLLSHGGDVTDKHITLLMNAGLLTRQLIDPNIYWFAIPRIGSILKGLSQGRKEILSLLNRRKYKEMPLSSLEKTKLRLSPLDTRFLLRDLIGSGHIKTVKMPTGLLARISRD; this is encoded by the exons ATGATAGCTCTTCAATTGATGCGCACACAGTTTCCAAAGCTAGAGAAG GTTGTGACGCAACCATTCATTTTACAGTCACAACTCTATAGTAGCGTGAAGGACAGAACACAAGTTGATAGAGACTTGGAG TCACTGAAGAAAGACAAAGTGTTACGTGTATTCAAACTTAGCTCTGGGCAGGATGATCATGCAATCATGTTCATGGATGATTATTTGAAACAG GTTGCATTTGCTGTTAAGCGGTCAGGATGTAAAGACCAAAATGGCAGTGAAGTGTTTGAGTGGTTTGAGAAATATGTTGCCCATTCGAAACTGGATGTTAGCATAGATCAATTAGAGCTG TGTTCACTGTTATCACATGGTGGTGACGTAACAGACAAACATATCACATTATTGATGAATGCTGGTCTCCTA acTCGCCAACTTATTGATCCAAACATTTACTGGTTTGCTATTCCACGCATTGGTTCTATCTTGAAAGGCCTATCCCAG GGAAGGAAGGAAATTCTTTCATTATTGAACcgtaggaaatacaaggagatGCCGCTCTCTTCACTGGAGAAGACAAAACTAAGACTATCACCTCTTGATACGCGGTTCCTCCTTCGCGATCTGATTGGATCTGGTCACATAAAAACAGTTAAAATGCCAACTGGTTTACTTGCTCGCATATCAAGAGATTGA